In Sphingobacterium sp. SRCM116780, the genomic stretch AAAATCATAGGAACCTGCCATTTGATAACATTCCATTACTTCAGGAAATTTAGCGACTTCTTTTTCAAATTCGTTCAATACTTCTGCTGTGTGTGCTTTCAAAAATACTTGTGAAAATGAAATCAAATCGATATTGATTTTATGCCTATTTAGAATGGCAACAGTTTTTTTGATATACCCTTGTTGTTTAAGTTTTTTCACTCGCTCATGAATAGCTGCGATAGATTTATGCACTTGAAAAGCTAATTCTTTATTACTTAAAGTTGCATCATGTTGCAATAACCTTAATAATTTAATATCTGTCTCATCTAATTGCATATTGTTTTTTTTATTGATATGTAGAGCATGCTTTGGTTAAAACTGAATAATATTTTAAATATAATGGTATTTCAACGAAATTTATTGTTTTTTATAATTGATGTTGAATAATATTTTGTTTTACGTCAAATTTGCTGATGAAATTAAATTTTATTTATTGAAATTTAATAACATCTACAATCAATAAAACAGTGAATTATGAATAACGAAGCAATATTTAGTAAATGTCTATCTCCTGAGCTTGATAGTCGATTTAAACATTTGTGGTGTTTAGTCGGCAATACCCCGATGCTGGAATTGCAATATACGTATAAAGGAAAAAGTGGAAAAATCTACGTAAAATGTGAAAATTATAATTTAACAGGGAGTATCAAAGATCGTATGGCATTATATATCATGTATAAAGCTTATATGAATTGTCAGATTCAACCTGAAGATGTGATTGTTGAAGCGACAAGCGGAAATACAGGTATTTCTTTTTCTGCTATAGGTAAGGCTTTAGGACATGAAGTAAAGATTATTATGCCAAATTGGTTGAGTAAAGAGCGTATTGATATTATCAAAAGCATGGGTGCAGATATTCAATTGATTAGTAAAGAAGAAGGTGGGTTTCTAGGTAGTATTCAGTTAAGCGAAGAGCTAGCTAAAAAAGGAGGTGTATTTTTACCTAGACAATTTGAAAATCAATT encodes the following:
- a CDS encoding Lrp/AsnC family transcriptional regulator, which codes for MQLDETDIKLLRLLQHDATLSNKELAFQVHKSIAAIHERVKKLKQQGYIKKTVAILNRHKINIDLISFSQVFLKAHTAEVLNEFEKEVAKFPEVMECYQMAGSYDFMLRIATKDMQAYHEFLRYRLAVLPHVNTVQTYFVLSETKSETAYPI